A window of the Xiashengella succiniciproducens genome harbors these coding sequences:
- a CDS encoding inorganic pyrophosphatase translates to MSKQKKIKPMSSNVLMDPIGRLMGLRYKSHPWHGIDIGNNAPDIVMCFIEVVPTDTIKYEIDKESGYLRIDRPQKYSNVVPSLYGFIPQTYCGPGVGKICEDKTGRKDIKGDGDPLDICVLTEKDVMHGDIIAEAIPIGGFRMIDGDAADDKIISVLKGDVMYGGVTDVSELPELVLERLKHYFLTYKDMPGMNRASEITHVYNAEEAREVITASMVDYEARFEKLRSALQSY, encoded by the coding sequence ATGAGTAAACAGAAAAAAATTAAGCCGATGTCTTCCAATGTATTAATGGATCCAATAGGCCGACTGATGGGGCTACGTTATAAGTCTCACCCCTGGCACGGTATTGATATAGGTAATAATGCTCCGGATATAGTAATGTGTTTTATTGAAGTAGTGCCCACCGATACTATCAAGTATGAGATAGACAAGGAAAGTGGTTATCTGAGGATAGACAGGCCTCAGAAATACTCCAATGTGGTGCCTTCTCTTTATGGTTTTATTCCTCAAACATATTGCGGACCTGGAGTAGGTAAGATATGTGAAGACAAGACAGGCAGAAAGGATATCAAGGGAGATGGTGACCCGCTCGATATTTGCGTGCTTACAGAGAAAGACGTAATGCACGGTGATATCATCGCTGAGGCCATCCCTATCGGAGGTTTCAGAATGATTGACGGCGATGCTGCTGACGATAAGATTATTTCAGTCTTGAAGGGTGACGTGATGTATGGTGGTGTTACTGATGTATCTGAACTGCCAGAGCTGGTACTTGAGAGACTTAAGCACTACTTCCTGACTTACAAGGATATGCCGGGAATGAACAGGGCATCAGAGATTACACATGTATATAATGCTGAAGAAGCACGTGAGGTAATTACAGCCTCTATGGTGGACTATGAAGCCCGTTTCGAGAAACTGCGTAGCGCACTTCAATCGTATTAG
- a CDS encoding ATP-binding cassette domain-containing protein, with protein sequence MSETLLEALMQLFALLTDIRKERQTGRAYSRVKDFLSRQFSSEYVDQYLGRFEVYLNRYHSEVGSNNQELKDKQSSDNLNRILNIATKINTELEQEPKIVLFSQLLDFLKKDEEIRDDEIRLVDLLADCFKIEPSDYQNLKAFILKEPLEVPNKSELLLITGEKEDINPEIKILYNPPQQVTVWVLHVKSTNTFIFRYSGERNLYLNGHKVETDRPYTLAVGSVIKTSLMPPVYHTRVSEKFLRHKEEGLIIYRAIDVSYKFNNNLTAIHPFSFTGRSGQLVGVIGGSGTGKSTLLNLLNGNLKPNTGHILINGYDIHEDKEKLKGLIGYVPQEDLLKEELTVFENLWFNARLCFSDFSKEAIKQRVEDALEDFDLVEARDLVVGTPLNKILSGGQRKRLNMALELIREPAILFVDEPTSGLSSMDSEKVLLLLKRQVLKGKLVVINIHQPSSDLFKMLDKLLMIDKGGRIIYNGNPIDAIVYFKRAANYVNPEERECYACGNVKTEQLLRIVEARIVNPYGKLIRKRKVSPEEWYKLYLENFESKFEWKEKRDLEKKEALPHNRFKIPNRWKQFKIFAMRDALSKLKDKQYLAINILEAPILAIILSFFIKFLAGTEGDPNMYVFSENVNIPAYLFMCVVVSLFIGLNVSAEEIIRDRRLRKRESFLNLSRFSFLNSKIFVLFCISALQSLSFVLIGNYVLEIQGLTLQYWAILFSTSCFANMLGLNISSGLNSVVAIYVLIPLILVPHLLFSGTIVNFDKLHSSISSREFVPRIGDVMVTRWSFEALAVEQFKNNNYQKNFFEEEMEMSRSSYYSSTLIPELIKLNDACRWAYERGETETVKKHSAPLANTLREMFGDEGKQVADQLSKKSQIDYTASLHDSINKILLNKQAAYNRIYHHYSSIKDSKIDSMVRRYSVDDVIALKRANFNEALADWMMERRQVKQFELVGDHFIQKSHPVYREAKGKWGRSHFYAAYKEFGPLSVPTPLFNMIVVWLGVAMLYVTLYLDILRRIIDYFNTFRLRQLNKRLQRLGT encoded by the coding sequence ATGAGTGAAACCCTGCTTGAAGCCTTAATGCAGCTGTTTGCTTTGCTCACCGACATCAGGAAAGAGAGGCAAACCGGCAGGGCATATTCCCGCGTCAAGGATTTTCTTTCACGCCAATTTAGCAGCGAATATGTAGACCAGTACCTCGGGCGCTTCGAGGTATATCTCAACAGGTATCACTCAGAGGTTGGATCCAACAATCAGGAGCTCAAGGACAAGCAATCGAGCGACAACCTCAACCGCATCCTTAACATTGCAACCAAGATTAATACAGAGCTTGAACAGGAGCCCAAGATAGTCCTGTTCTCTCAGTTGCTCGACTTCCTCAAAAAAGACGAGGAAATCAGGGATGATGAGATTCGTCTGGTTGACTTGCTGGCCGACTGCTTCAAGATAGAACCATCAGATTATCAAAACCTGAAGGCCTTTATCCTTAAAGAACCTTTGGAGGTCCCAAATAAAAGCGAACTCCTTCTGATTACCGGAGAAAAGGAAGATATAAATCCAGAGATCAAGATTCTGTACAATCCACCTCAACAGGTAACAGTCTGGGTGCTTCACGTCAAGAGTACCAATACCTTTATCTTCAGATATTCAGGGGAAAGAAACCTTTATCTCAACGGACATAAAGTTGAGACCGACAGGCCTTATACGCTTGCCGTTGGTTCGGTAATCAAAACCTCTTTGATGCCTCCGGTATACCATACCAGGGTATCTGAAAAATTCCTCCGCCACAAGGAAGAAGGACTCATAATCTATAGGGCGATAGACGTATCCTACAAGTTTAACAACAACCTGACAGCAATCCATCCCTTCAGTTTTACCGGACGCTCAGGTCAGCTTGTTGGGGTTATCGGAGGAAGCGGAACCGGCAAGTCCACACTGCTCAATCTGCTAAATGGAAATCTGAAACCCAATACAGGACATATCCTGATTAATGGATATGACATCCACGAGGATAAGGAAAAACTAAAAGGACTTATCGGATATGTACCGCAGGAAGACCTTCTGAAGGAGGAGCTTACAGTGTTTGAAAACCTGTGGTTTAACGCCCGCCTCTGCTTTAGTGACTTCTCAAAGGAAGCTATAAAACAAAGGGTTGAGGATGCACTTGAAGATTTCGACCTTGTTGAGGCTCGCGACCTTGTTGTAGGGACCCCGCTTAACAAGATACTCAGCGGTGGTCAGCGCAAACGCCTTAACATGGCCCTTGAGTTGATACGTGAACCGGCCATCCTGTTTGTCGATGAACCGACTTCCGGACTATCTTCAATGGACTCCGAAAAGGTTCTGCTCCTCTTGAAAAGACAGGTTCTGAAAGGAAAGCTGGTTGTTATCAACATCCACCAACCTTCGTCTGACCTGTTCAAAATGCTCGACAAACTCCTGATGATTGACAAGGGTGGTAGGATTATCTATAACGGCAATCCTATTGATGCCATCGTCTATTTCAAGAGGGCGGCAAACTATGTCAATCCTGAGGAAAGGGAGTGTTATGCATGCGGTAATGTAAAGACTGAGCAGTTGTTGCGCATTGTTGAGGCACGTATTGTTAACCCTTATGGTAAACTGATAAGAAAGCGTAAGGTCAGTCCTGAAGAATGGTATAAGTTGTATCTGGAGAATTTCGAGAGTAAATTCGAGTGGAAAGAAAAGCGCGACCTCGAGAAAAAAGAAGCACTGCCACACAACCGATTCAAGATACCAAACAGGTGGAAGCAGTTTAAGATATTTGCTATGCGGGATGCCTTGTCCAAACTCAAGGACAAGCAATATCTGGCTATCAACATACTTGAAGCTCCCATACTTGCAATCATATTGTCGTTCTTCATTAAGTTCCTTGCAGGAACAGAAGGAGATCCCAATATGTACGTCTTCTCGGAAAATGTAAATATACCCGCATACCTCTTTATGTGTGTGGTTGTATCCCTTTTTATCGGACTTAATGTTAGTGCTGAAGAGATTATTCGCGACAGACGTCTTAGAAAGAGGGAGTCATTTCTTAATCTAAGCCGGTTTAGTTTCCTTAATAGCAAAATATTTGTACTGTTCTGCATTTCTGCACTCCAGTCATTGAGTTTTGTGCTAATAGGCAACTATGTGCTAGAGATACAAGGACTCACGCTTCAGTACTGGGCCATTTTGTTTTCAACCTCCTGTTTTGCAAATATGCTTGGGTTGAATATAAGCAGTGGTCTAAACTCCGTAGTTGCAATCTATGTATTGATTCCGCTGATACTTGTGCCCCACCTGTTGTTTAGTGGTACTATCGTAAACTTCGACAAGCTCCACAGCTCTATTAGTTCCAGGGAATTCGTTCCCCGCATTGGAGATGTGATGGTAACACGCTGGTCTTTCGAGGCATTGGCAGTGGAACAGTTCAAAAACAACAACTACCAGAAGAACTTCTTTGAGGAGGAGATGGAGATGAGCCGCAGCTCATATTACAGCAGCACACTAATTCCTGAACTAATCAAGCTCAATGACGCCTGTCGCTGGGCTTATGAGAGGGGTGAGACGGAGACTGTCAAGAAACATAGTGCGCCCCTTGCCAATACACTCAGAGAAATGTTTGGAGATGAAGGAAAACAAGTTGCTGATCAGTTGAGTAAGAAGTCTCAGATTGACTATACAGCATCTTTGCACGATAGCATTAACAAGATACTGCTAAACAAACAAGCTGCATATAATCGCATTTATCATCATTACTCGTCCATCAAGGACAGTAAGATAGATTCTATGGTGCGTAGATATTCAGTCGATGATGTGATAGCACTTAAAAGAGCCAATTTCAACGAGGCACTTGCCGACTGGATGATGGAACGTAGACAGGTCAAGCAGTTTGAACTTGTTGGTGACCACTTTATTCAGAAGTCTCACCCGGTTTACCGTGAGGCCAAAGGTAAATGGGGACGTTCACATTTCTATGCAGCATATAAGGAGTTTGGTCCCCTGTCAGTTCCCACCCCTCTATTCAATATGATTGTTGTCTGGCTTGGTGTGGCAATGCTATATGTGACACTCTACCTTGATATCCTAAGAAGAATTATTGACTACTTCAATACATTCAGATTGCGTCAGCTCAACAAACGACTGCAACGTCTGGGTACTTGA
- the uxuA gene encoding mannonate dehydratase — MAFEKTMRWFGDKDPIKLSDLRQIGVEGIVTALHHIPNGEVWTVDEIMKVKNKIEAHGMRWSVVESLPVSEGIKIHSDDYPRLIANYQESLRNLGRCGIDIVVYNFMPVLDWVRTDLHYKLESGVEVMYFDFPTFVAFDAFVLKRPGAENDYPAEIVAKAREVYKNMSEEEAERLAYNIIVVTQGFIDGVVDGSTPDYKKVFLSYIDRYKGIGRDQLRANLSRFLKDVVPVAEEYGINMAVHPDDPPFPVLGLPRIVSTKEDLEWIISQVDSVSNGINFCTGSLSVRSNDYILDMIKSVGHRIHFLHLRNNVLLPNGCFHEYGHIEGCVDMYEVAKALLIEQRRRIREGLKDKDIRMPVRPDHGVKMLDDYTREANPGYPLIGRLKGLAELAGLEMGIERSL; from the coding sequence ATGGCTTTCGAAAAAACCATGAGATGGTTTGGGGACAAGGATCCCATCAAATTGTCCGACCTCCGTCAGATAGGTGTTGAAGGTATTGTGACGGCTCTGCACCATATTCCAAATGGAGAGGTGTGGACTGTTGACGAGATCATGAAGGTAAAGAACAAGATTGAGGCTCATGGTATGCGCTGGAGCGTTGTGGAAAGTCTGCCTGTATCTGAAGGTATCAAGATACACTCTGACGACTATCCCCGTCTGATAGCAAACTACCAGGAATCGCTCCGCAACCTTGGGCGCTGTGGTATTGACATAGTAGTGTACAACTTTATGCCCGTACTCGACTGGGTGAGGACAGATTTGCACTATAAACTGGAATCGGGAGTAGAGGTTATGTATTTCGACTTCCCAACCTTCGTTGCCTTCGATGCCTTTGTGCTGAAGCGGCCGGGTGCAGAGAATGATTATCCTGCCGAGATTGTTGCAAAGGCCAGGGAGGTTTACAAAAACATGAGCGAGGAGGAAGCCGAGCGACTTGCCTACAACATAATCGTAGTAACGCAGGGCTTTATAGACGGAGTGGTTGACGGTTCGACACCCGACTACAAAAAGGTATTCCTCAGTTATATCGACAGATACAAGGGTATTGGCCGTGATCAACTAAGAGCCAACCTGTCCCGCTTCCTCAAAGACGTAGTACCCGTCGCCGAGGAATACGGCATCAACATGGCAGTTCACCCCGACGACCCGCCATTCCCGGTACTTGGATTGCCACGCATAGTTAGTACCAAGGAAGACCTGGAATGGATTATAAGTCAGGTGGATTCTGTATCCAACGGAATTAACTTCTGTACAGGATCTCTGTCAGTGCGAAGCAATGACTACATACTCGACATGATTAAGTCGGTAGGTCACCGCATTCACTTCCTCCACCTGCGCAACAACGTACTGTTGCCCAACGGATGCTTCCACGAATACGGTCATATCGAGGGCTGTGTGGATATGTACGAGGTGGCAAAAGCTTTGCTAATCGAACAGAGGCGAAGAATCAGGGAAGGTCTCAAAGACAAGGATATCAGAATGCCTGTTCGCCCGGATCATGGTGTAAAAATGCTTGATGATTACACCAGGGAAGCCAATCCCGGGTACCCTCTTATAGGCAGGCTTAAGGGCCTGGCAGAACTTGCGGGACTTGAAATGGGCATAGAAAGAAGCTTGTGA
- a CDS encoding SDR family oxidoreductase, translating into MSKNKFDISGRVAVVTGGGGVLGSSIAKSLLEAGVKVVILDIRKEALDNRIAELKETGDEIIGLECNVLDKESLVSVREMILQKWGSIDILLNIAGGNMPGATLTEDQTIFDMKFEDFRKVNDLNLNGTVFPSMIFGEAMAKQGRGSIVNITSMAVYAAITRVPGYSTAKAGVEIFTKWMAMEMAMKCGEKIRVNAIAPGFFIGDQNRAILINPDGSLTERSKKVLAKTPMGRFGDITELNGAVQFLCSDEASFITGAVLPIDGGFSSFSGV; encoded by the coding sequence ATGAGCAAGAATAAATTCGATATCAGCGGTAGAGTTGCTGTTGTAACTGGTGGAGGCGGTGTCCTCGGTAGCAGTATTGCAAAGTCCCTATTGGAAGCAGGGGTAAAAGTTGTAATCCTTGATATTAGGAAGGAAGCTCTTGACAACAGGATAGCCGAACTGAAAGAAACCGGAGATGAAATAATAGGACTGGAATGTAACGTGCTTGACAAGGAAAGCCTTGTAAGTGTAAGAGAGATGATACTTCAAAAATGGGGTTCTATCGACATCCTTCTAAATATCGCAGGTGGTAATATGCCGGGGGCTACGCTTACTGAAGATCAGACTATCTTCGATATGAAGTTTGAAGACTTCCGTAAGGTCAACGACCTCAACCTCAATGGAACAGTATTCCCATCTATGATCTTTGGAGAAGCAATGGCAAAACAAGGTCGTGGCAGCATCGTCAATATCACTTCCATGGCTGTTTATGCAGCTATCACACGCGTACCTGGCTATTCTACAGCCAAGGCCGGTGTTGAGATCTTTACTAAGTGGATGGCTATGGAAATGGCAATGAAGTGTGGAGAAAAGATTAGGGTCAACGCTATTGCCCCGGGCTTCTTTATTGGTGACCAAAACCGTGCAATACTTATCAACCCAGACGGCTCTCTTACAGAAAGAAGCAAGAAGGTACTTGCAAAGACCCCAATGGGACGCTTCGGTGATATTACTGAGCTAAACGGTGCAGTTCAGTTCCTCTGCAGCGATGAGGCAAGCTTTATAACAGGTGCTGTTCTTCCTATCGACGGAGGTTTCAGTTCATTTAGTGGTGTATAA
- a CDS encoding AraC family transcriptional regulator gives MSRAARSIMHEQVLLPGQSVIKVKWNDFPHFTFPWHFHSEMEILYVMKSEGTRFVGESVERFEQGDLVLVGTQVPHYWKNDREYYDSHSGLRVNAIVVQFSADFMDKAVQNYPEMSHIRELFSRAAHGVHFTMPENIEIGEMMVNLYHRQGFSRLMGLLELLDAMARSKAYRLLSASANVPGTLINPENRIEKVLNYLNLNYTKDITLKNMAEQFGMNSSAFSRFFRQKTGKTLVKYVNDMRIAYACKLLQERSLSVSQVCYECGFNNISNFNRFFRERMGVSPRMYVSAIQ, from the coding sequence GTGAGTAGAGCAGCAAGGTCAATAATGCACGAGCAGGTTCTCCTGCCCGGACAAAGCGTGATAAAGGTGAAGTGGAATGACTTCCCGCATTTTACTTTTCCCTGGCACTTCCATAGTGAGATGGAGATACTCTATGTCATGAAGAGCGAGGGAACCCGCTTTGTCGGAGAGAGCGTGGAGCGCTTTGAACAGGGAGATCTTGTACTTGTTGGAACCCAGGTTCCCCACTACTGGAAGAATGACAGGGAGTATTATGACAGTCATTCCGGCCTTCGTGTCAATGCTATAGTGGTTCAGTTTTCTGCCGACTTTATGGACAAGGCCGTGCAAAACTATCCCGAGATGAGTCATATCAGGGAACTCTTCAGCAGGGCTGCCCATGGGGTGCATTTTACAATGCCGGAAAATATAGAGATCGGGGAAATGATGGTAAACCTGTATCACCGTCAGGGTTTTAGCCGGCTTATGGGTTTGCTTGAGCTGCTCGATGCCATGGCAAGGTCAAAAGCCTACCGGCTTTTGAGTGCTTCTGCAAATGTTCCCGGGACTCTGATCAATCCGGAAAACAGGATTGAAAAGGTGCTTAACTACCTGAATTTGAACTACACAAAGGATATTACCCTGAAAAATATGGCAGAGCAATTTGGTATGAACAGCAGTGCCTTTAGTCGCTTTTTCAGACAGAAAACCGGCAAGACCCTTGTGAAATATGTTAATGACATGCGGATTGCCTATGCCTGTAAGCTACTTCAGGAACGCTCCTTGTCTGTTTCTCAGGTATGTTATGAGTGCGGATTTAACAATATATCCAATTTCAACCGCTTTTTTAGGGAGAGAATGGGAGTATCTCCACGAATGTATGTTTCAGCTATTCAGTAA
- the metH gene encoding methionine synthase → MAKTEQLHKAVRERILLLDGAMGSLIQKYRLTEADFRGERFKDHPSPLQGNNDLLSLTKPDVIREIHEKYLGAGSDIIETNTFNSTRISQADYGAEAFVYEINKAAATIAAEAAAKFSTPEKPRFVAGSIGPTNKTASLSPDVNNPGYRAVSFDDLVMAYAEQAAGLLDGGVDILLVETIFDTLNAKAALFGINGELKRRGLRDFPVMVSVTVADASGRTLSGQTMDAFIASVSHMPLFSIGVNCSFGADDLRYYVEDMGRKVPFYISAYPNAGLPNQFGEYDETPEQMAPKILSYLKDGLVNIVGGCCGTTPQHIAAFASHLKDGKPHIPPVLEPVTRLSGLEALTITKESNFVNIGERTNVSGSKKFARLIREGKYEEALTVARDQVEGGAQIIDVNMDDAMLDAVKEMVTFLNLMASEPEIARLPVMIDSSRWEVLEAGLKCTQGKSVVNSISLKEGEEIFIEHASKIKEYGAAVVVMAFDEKGQADTFERRIEICERAYKLLTEKVGFPPEDIIFDPNVLAIATGIEEHNNYAVDFIKTAEWIKKNLPHARISGGVSNLSFSFRGNDTVREAMHSVFLYYAIKAGMDMGIVNPGMLQIYDEIEPELLELVEDVVLNRRKDATERLIEKAESYKKEKDGHEAAEKDAWRKEPLEKRLHHSLVRGIADHLEEDLTEALGKYEYALDIIEQPLMAGMNIVGDLFGSGKMFLPQVVKTARVMKKAVAFLQPYIEEQKRPSGLQGRAGRILMATVKGDVHDIGKNIVGVILACNNYEIIDLGVMVPTEKILQEAIDKEVDIVGLSGLITPSLEEMVNVAREMERRGMNLPLLIGGATTSAVHTSVKIDPVYSGPVVHVKDASKSTQVVSALLSDRDRDEFVAKVSSDYEQLRTANANKKDRRFLTIEEARKRKYPVDWSKATVSVPRFIGTKVFEDYPINEIIPFIDWTFFFHAWRLTGSYDGIENVKDRTAENEWLNRFSSEDSRAKALEALKLYRDAVAMLERIEREKMFTARAIFGIFPANSIGDDIEVYNPDGSIRAVFHNIREQQEKTGKEHYYCLSDFVAPKESGVVDYIGGFAVAAGHGMEKWVEAFEKDNDDYSAILLKALADRLAEALAELLHFRVRREFWGYAPEEEFNQANLIRERYRGIRPALGYPACPDHSEKRILFDLLRVEEQVGITLTEHFSMYPNAAVSGLYYANPEAIYFGVGNIQIDQVEDLARRKGISVDEVEKWLPSNLAYK, encoded by the coding sequence ATGGCGAAAACCGAGCAACTGCATAAGGCTGTCAGGGAGCGTATCCTGCTGCTTGATGGCGCAATGGGCAGCCTTATACAAAAGTACAGGCTCACTGAGGCGGACTTCAGGGGAGAAAGATTCAAAGATCACCCTTCACCTTTGCAGGGTAATAACGACCTGTTGTCACTTACCAAGCCGGATGTAATCAGAGAGATTCACGAGAAATATCTTGGTGCTGGCTCTGATATCATCGAGACCAACACATTTAACTCAACCCGTATCTCTCAGGCAGACTATGGTGCTGAGGCGTTTGTCTATGAGATCAACAAGGCCGCTGCAACTATAGCTGCTGAGGCTGCTGCAAAGTTTTCTACCCCCGAAAAACCGCGCTTTGTTGCCGGATCCATTGGCCCAACCAATAAGACAGCGTCTCTTTCGCCTGATGTTAATAATCCAGGCTATCGAGCCGTATCCTTTGATGACCTGGTGATGGCATATGCCGAGCAGGCAGCAGGCCTGCTCGATGGTGGGGTGGACATTCTTTTGGTTGAAACCATTTTTGATACCCTCAATGCAAAGGCTGCCTTATTTGGTATTAACGGTGAATTGAAGAGGAGGGGACTTCGGGACTTTCCCGTGATGGTGTCGGTAACTGTTGCGGATGCCAGTGGTCGTACCCTGTCCGGCCAGACCATGGATGCATTTATTGCTTCGGTTAGCCATATGCCGCTTTTTTCTATCGGAGTAAATTGCTCCTTCGGTGCAGATGACCTTCGCTACTATGTCGAGGACATGGGACGTAAGGTGCCATTCTATATCAGTGCTTATCCCAATGCAGGACTGCCAAACCAGTTTGGTGAGTACGACGAGACTCCCGAACAGATGGCACCAAAGATACTGAGCTATCTGAAAGATGGTCTTGTAAATATTGTAGGAGGCTGTTGCGGTACTACACCACAGCATATTGCTGCATTTGCATCTCACCTTAAGGATGGCAAACCTCACATACCTCCGGTTTTAGAGCCGGTTACCAGACTCAGTGGACTGGAGGCTCTGACGATTACCAAGGAATCAAACTTTGTCAATATAGGTGAGCGTACCAATGTGTCGGGCTCGAAGAAGTTTGCCCGACTGATACGTGAGGGGAAGTATGAGGAGGCTTTGACTGTCGCACGTGATCAGGTGGAAGGCGGGGCTCAGATTATTGATGTCAATATGGACGATGCCATGCTCGATGCTGTGAAGGAGATGGTGACCTTCCTGAATCTTATGGCATCCGAACCCGAGATTGCACGTTTGCCGGTTATGATTGATTCATCAAGATGGGAAGTGCTCGAAGCCGGACTTAAATGCACCCAGGGGAAGTCTGTTGTCAACTCCATCAGCCTTAAAGAAGGAGAGGAGATATTTATTGAGCATGCCTCAAAGATTAAGGAGTATGGAGCGGCCGTTGTAGTGATGGCCTTTGATGAAAAAGGTCAGGCCGATACCTTTGAGCGCAGGATAGAAATTTGCGAAAGAGCATATAAACTGCTGACAGAAAAGGTAGGATTCCCACCTGAGGATATAATCTTTGACCCTAATGTGCTGGCTATTGCAACGGGAATTGAGGAGCATAACAACTATGCTGTTGACTTTATCAAGACGGCCGAGTGGATAAAGAAGAACCTTCCGCATGCCAGGATTAGCGGTGGGGTGAGTAATCTCTCGTTCTCCTTTCGTGGCAACGATACTGTACGCGAAGCCATGCACTCAGTCTTTCTGTATTATGCAATAAAGGCCGGAATGGATATGGGTATAGTCAACCCGGGTATGTTGCAGATCTATGATGAGATTGAACCCGAACTACTTGAACTTGTTGAGGATGTTGTGCTCAACCGCCGTAAAGATGCTACAGAAAGGCTTATTGAAAAGGCTGAGTCATACAAGAAGGAAAAGGATGGACATGAAGCTGCCGAGAAGGATGCGTGGCGCAAGGAGCCGCTTGAAAAGCGCCTGCACCACAGCCTTGTCAGAGGTATAGCCGACCATCTTGAGGAGGATCTTACTGAAGCTTTGGGCAAGTATGAATATGCTCTTGATATTATAGAGCAACCACTGATGGCCGGGATGAACATTGTTGGCGACCTTTTTGGTTCCGGCAAAATGTTCCTGCCCCAGGTTGTGAAGACTGCGCGGGTTATGAAAAAGGCTGTGGCCTTTTTGCAGCCATATATCGAGGAACAGAAGCGCCCCTCTGGTCTTCAGGGTCGGGCAGGTCGTATACTGATGGCAACAGTCAAGGGTGACGTGCACGATATCGGGAAAAACATAGTGGGAGTAATACTTGCATGCAATAATTACGAAATAATTGATCTTGGGGTAATGGTACCCACTGAAAAGATACTGCAGGAAGCAATTGACAAGGAGGTGGATATCGTTGGACTTAGCGGCCTTATCACGCCCTCGCTCGAGGAGATGGTCAATGTGGCCCGTGAGATGGAAAGGCGCGGGATGAACCTGCCCCTGCTGATTGGAGGTGCGACTACTTCAGCAGTTCACACTTCCGTCAAAATCGATCCCGTCTACAGCGGTCCGGTAGTTCACGTCAAGGATGCCTCCAAGAGCACCCAGGTAGTGTCTGCCTTGCTGTCTGATCGCGACAGAGATGAGTTTGTTGCAAAGGTATCATCCGACTATGAGCAGTTGCGAACTGCAAATGCAAACAAGAAGGATCGTCGCTTTCTCACAATTGAGGAAGCCCGCAAAAGAAAGTATCCTGTGGACTGGAGCAAGGCAACTGTTTCAGTTCCCCGCTTCATTGGCACAAAGGTCTTTGAAGATTATCCAATAAACGAAATAATACCATTTATCGACTGGACCTTTTTCTTTCATGCGTGGAGGCTGACCGGAAGCTATGATGGTATAGAAAATGTAAAAGACAGAACTGCGGAGAATGAATGGCTGAATCGATTTAGTTCGGAAGACTCAAGGGCTAAAGCCCTTGAGGCACTCAAACTATACAGGGATGCAGTTGCCATGTTGGAGCGGATTGAAAGGGAAAAGATGTTTACTGCTCGGGCAATTTTTGGTATCTTTCCGGCAAATTCAATCGGTGATGATATAGAAGTATATAATCCCGATGGCAGTATTAGGGCAGTATTCCACAATATCCGTGAACAGCAGGAAAAGACCGGTAAGGAGCATTATTATTGTCTCTCAGACTTTGTGGCTCCAAAGGAATCGGGTGTGGTAGACTATATCGGAGGTTTTGCGGTTGCAGCCGGACATGGCATGGAGAAGTGGGTTGAAGCCTTTGAAAAGGATAATGACGATTACAGTGCTATTCTGTTGAAAGCTCTTGCTGACCGTCTTGCCGAAGCCCTGGCGGAACTACTGCACTTCAGGGTGAGAAGAGAATTCTGGGGATATGCACCCGAGGAGGAGTTTAATCAGGCAAATCTGATAAGGGAGCGCTACAGGGGCATACGTCCGGCGCTTGGTTATCCTGCCTGCCCTGATCACAGCGAGAAGCGCATACTATTTGACCTTCTCAGGGTGGAGGAACAGGTGGGAATAACACTGACTGAGCATTTCAGTATGTATCCCAATGCTGCGGTTAGCGGGTTGTATTATGCAAATCCCGAAGCTATATATTTTGGAGTAGGAAATATTCAGATTGATCAGGTTGAGGATCTGGCAAGGCGCAAGGGTATCAGCGTCGATGAGGTGGAAAAGTGGTTGCCTTCAAACCTGGCATATAAATAA